GTGATTGCGGAACAATCGCCGTTTATGCGCTAAAGTTGTGCCGCATGACTGCCGATAATAGCAGCAGCGACGGTTGAAATTCATGTGGGATAGACACGGACGCGCTTCCGGGCGCGGCCAAGGGAGGGATAGGTCATGTTGGGTACGGTTGCAGACGTATCACGGCCGGCAGGCGTTTTGACGGAAAACCGGCCACAGCCGCGCATCATTCCGCGCGAACTGAAAGTTGAATCGCGAAAAGATCTCCTGACGCTGGGTAAAGGCGATCCGATCAGTCCGGATCAGGCCATGAACGTGGTCGTGGAACGGGCACTGGATCGGCTGCGCGCCGTGGTGGACGATGCGCGCACGGCCCTCGGCCTCCCCGACAATGCGCCTCTTGACACGTCGCCGGAAGCAACCGGCAACCGCATCGCGGATTTCGCCCTCGGCGCTTTCGGAAAATGGCGGGAACGCCACAAGGATCTGGCGGACGACGAGGCCCGCACGCAGTT
This Candidatus Hydrogenedentota bacterium DNA region includes the following protein-coding sequences:
- a CDS encoding DUF5610 domain-containing protein; the encoded protein is MLGTVADVSRPAGVLTENRPQPRIIPRELKVESRKDLLTLGKGDPISPDQAMNVVVERALDRLRAVVDDARTALGLPDNAPLDTSPEATGNRIADFALGAFGKWRERHKDLADDEARTQFVDFIGAAVQQGIAEARNILGSLNALNPEVNANIDKTWDVVQQRFNKFLANES